The genomic stretch GGTCGGCCCTAAATTATTATGGGTATACTGAGCAAATACCAAGAACCGTTTTTATCAGTACACCCAAGAGAGAGACCTCAACTTCCCTAGAGCTTCTTAATATTCCATATCGCCTAATTTTTCTATCCCCTAAGAAGTTCTTTGGGGTTACGGCCGTATGGATTAATAATAAGCCAGTGCAGATAACCGATAAGGAGAAGACGATCGTTGATTGTTTTGACCGACCGAAGTTCTGTGGTGGAATTATTGAGGCAGCAAAGGGCCTCTCTGAAGGTATTAAAGATGGTGTTGATTTAAAAAGACTGACATCACATGCCCATCAAATAGGCAATAGCGCCGTATTTAAGCGCTTAGGATTTTTAGCAGAATCCTTAAGGTTACCCGTTGATCCATGGTTGATCGAGTGGCAAAAGCACATATCTAAGGGCTATAGTCTACTTGATCCTACCCAACCAAAACGGGGTCGGTACAATGCAAAGTGGCATGTAATCGTAAATGTCGAAGACATCACAACAGCTGATGAGAGGGTAGTTGGATGATACTAAAAGCCGAGGTCACCAAGTTTGCCAGGACGTTAGACGTTGATCCGAACACAATAGAACGAGATTATGTCATCTCCTGGTTTCTAAGCGGTATCTATGCTGATGCGGTTCTTGCAGAAGCATTAGTTTTTAAAGGTGGCACTGCTCTTAGGAAAGTGTATTTTCCTAATTACCGCTTTTCTGAAGACCTTGATTTTACGGTTGCTATAAGCTCGGAACAGCTTACCAAAGAGATTCTTTATG from Candidatus Aquicultor sp. encodes the following:
- a CDS encoding type IV toxin-antitoxin system AbiEi family antitoxin domain-containing protein produces the protein MAVESQTLGKLGSKLLRGLSTENKTVFSLRDAQELLPDKSGTSVKQLLSRLVRSGWLIRLKRGHYLIVPLEAESPDLWSEDSFVLASASVAGSMAISARAHIASLEESNHNLKLEIQPKEYAVSYWSALNYYGYTEQIPRTVFISTPKRETSTSLELLNIPYRLIFLSPKKFFGVTAVWINNKPVQITDKEKTIVDCFDRPKFCGGIIEAAKGLSEGIKDGVDLKRLTSHAHQIGNSAVFKRLGFLAESLRLPVDPWLIEWQKHISKGYSLLDPTQPKRGRYNAKWHVIVNVEDITTADERVVG